One region of Topomyia yanbarensis strain Yona2022 unplaced genomic scaffold, ASM3024719v1 HiC_scaffold_40, whole genome shotgun sequence genomic DNA includes:
- the LOC131695514 gene encoding DEAD-box helicase Dbp80-like, protein MDFAAYIVPNPIVIRLAREQESLDNIKQYYVKCRNQDEKLCTQNGRSHDGHSAAVLSGDLTVDQRLDTGSIPNRTSEGIDVEQVTIVVNFDLPMDQQGRADCETYLHRIRRTGRIERNHHQPSGQ, encoded by the exons ATGGATTTTGCCGCGTACATCGTACCCAATCCGATCGTCATTCGGTTGGCGCGGGAGCAAGAATCACTCGATAACATCAAACAGTACTACGTCAAGTGCCGCAACCAGGACGAGAAATTGT GTACGCAAAACGGCCGGTCCCATGATGGTCACTCGGCAGCGGTACTGTCCGGTGATCTAACGGTGGACCAACGGTTGGACACTGGATCGATTCCGAACCGGACTAGTGAAG GTATCGACGTCGAACAGGTGACCATTGTCGTCAACTTCGACCTGCCGATGGATCAGCAGGGACGAGCCGATTGCGAAACGTATCTACATCGAATTAGACGCACCGGTAGAATCG AACGGAATCACCATCAACCTAGTGGGCAGTGA
- the LOC131695513 gene encoding DEAD-box helicase Dbp80-like: MIDVRKGLVESKLDLEVQRKEFMRWVSTSLPRFRRRLYLLCWPVVCISPTYELEIQKGEVAAKIPKFCPEIKLPYAVREEIVKGAKLTNHIIIGTPGKLMDWGIKRVFWSLFFLATYEREVMEFAEYIVPNPIVIRLAREQESLDNIKQYYVKCRNQDEKLCDYRRTSDHFLSYDVRKTAGWLTGRMSQDGHSVAVLSGDLTVEQHWTLWIDSEMD; this comes from the exons ATGATAGATGTTCGCAAAGGTCTAGTAGAATCAAAGCTGGATCTGGAGGTGCAGCGGAAGGAGTTTATGCGATGGGTTTCAACGTCCCTTCCAAGATTCAGAAGACGGCTCTACCTACTCTGTTGGCCG GTGGTTTGCATTTCCCCCACGTATGAGCTTGAAATTCAGAAGGGGGAAGTAGCTGCCAAAATACCAAAGTTTTGTCCGGAAATCAAACTTCCTTACGCAGTTCGCGAGgagatcgtcaaaggggcgaagctGACTAATCATATCATCATCGGAACACCCGGCAAGCTAATGGACTGGGGTATAAA GCGGGTGTTTTGGTCGCTGTTCTTCTTGGCCACGTACGAGCGCGAGGTGATGGAGTTCGCCGAGTACATCGTACCCAATCCGATCGTTATTCGGCTGGCGCGGGAGCAAGAATCACTCGATAACATCAAACAGTACTACGTCAAGTGCCGCAACCAGGACGAGAAATTGTGTGATTACCGTCGGACAAGCGATCATTTTCTGTCATATGAT GTACGCAAAACGGCCGGTTGGTTGACCGGCAGGATGTCCCAAGATGGTCACTCGGTAGCGGTACTGTCCGGTGATCTAACGGTGGAACAACATTGGACGCTTTGGATCGATTCCGAAATGGACTAG